A single window of Selenomonas sputigena DNA harbors:
- a CDS encoding Cas10/Cmr2 second palm domain-containing protein, translating to MELKALLFDTRSIQKYIFSSSRLKTQIGASYLVDRIFDDVLLPVIREVCGTAELDDATWREVASPDWTAMPQKARVAYIGGGNAMILLRADAGEAAAEIVRRFSKELLVRCPGLQTGAAIGTVDLASDGSWLSKTANRTALVLKLKEQQNTAFPRTTIPYTGLTLAADGTDETATSYDASRKRYIAESEAAKLRVATPRPEGGALQPARAEQALLEKLTGVLTDEEKSRFMENAVFPSELDKLGQKETENYIAVVHIDGNNMGKKFADLATLSDYKNKSQEICTATTRAFAELVLSMKEDRFPFLAQRKDEEKRRYLPVRPLILGGDDMTFVCAAKVAFDCTAFIMKSLLEKGVDTCAGVAILPTAYPFFRGYEIAEQLCDSAKGRMRKLANEREGLREEASCWLDFLRLHGEQAPTLAEIRRQEYRAALGSLHFGPYRIDGESHYAFARLRELAEGLSKSLPSSKLKDLRAVLQHGEHEAGKYLEQIRHDGYTLPQPAGWEAYAAHLWQEHSGRMRTPFVEAIELSEFLPPKSAHDGKEAS from the coding sequence ATGGAGCTGAAAGCACTGCTTTTCGACACACGCTCGATTCAGAAGTACATCTTTTCCAGCAGCCGTCTCAAGACGCAGATCGGCGCTTCCTATCTCGTCGACCGCATCTTTGACGATGTGCTGCTTCCCGTCATCCGCGAGGTATGCGGCACGGCGGAGCTGGACGATGCGACTTGGCGCGAGGTCGCCTCGCCCGACTGGACGGCGATGCCGCAGAAGGCGCGTGTCGCCTACATCGGCGGCGGCAACGCGATGATTCTGCTGCGAGCCGATGCAGGCGAGGCTGCGGCGGAGATCGTGCGCCGCTTCTCGAAGGAACTTCTCGTGCGCTGCCCGGGGCTGCAGACGGGAGCCGCCATCGGTACGGTCGATCTCGCATCCGACGGCAGTTGGCTGTCCAAGACGGCGAACCGCACCGCGCTCGTCTTGAAGCTCAAAGAGCAGCAGAACACCGCATTTCCTCGGACGACGATTCCCTACACGGGTCTGACGCTCGCCGCCGACGGCACGGACGAGACGGCGACCTCCTACGATGCGAGCCGCAAGCGCTATATTGCAGAGAGCGAGGCCGCGAAGCTGCGCGTCGCGACGCCGCGTCCTGAGGGCGGCGCACTGCAGCCGGCCAGAGCGGAGCAGGCTCTTTTGGAGAAGCTCACGGGCGTCCTCACGGACGAGGAGAAATCGCGCTTCATGGAAAACGCAGTGTTTCCAAGCGAATTGGACAAGCTCGGGCAGAAGGAGACAGAAAATTACATCGCCGTCGTTCACATCGACGGCAACAACATGGGCAAGAAGTTCGCCGATCTCGCGACGCTTTCCGACTACAAGAATAAGTCGCAGGAGATCTGCACGGCGACGACCCGCGCCTTTGCCGAGCTTGTCCTCTCCATGAAAGAGGACAGATTCCCCTTCCTCGCGCAGAGGAAGGACGAAGAAAAGCGCCGCTATCTGCCCGTGCGCCCGCTGATCCTCGGCGGCGACGACATGACCTTCGTCTGCGCGGCGAAGGTCGCCTTCGACTGCACGGCGTTCATCATGAAGTCGCTGCTGGAAAAGGGCGTCGATACATGCGCGGGCGTCGCGATCCTGCCGACCGCCTATCCCTTCTTCCGCGGCTACGAGATCGCCGAGCAGCTTTGCGACTCGGCGAAAGGGCGCATGAGAAAGCTTGCGAACGAACGTGAAGGCCTGCGCGAGGAGGCGAGCTGCTGGCTCGACTTCCTGCGTCTGCACGGCGAGCAGGCGCCGACGCTCGCTGAGATCCGTCGCCAAGAGTACCGCGCGGCGCTCGGCAGCCTGCACTTCGGCCCGTACCGCATCGACGGCGAATCTCACTATGCTTTCGCCCGACTGCGCGAGCTCGCCGAAGGCCTCTCGAAGAGCCTGCCGAGCAGCAAGCTCAAGGATCTGCGCGCCGTCCTGCAGCACGGAGAGCATGAGGCGGGAAAATACCTCGAGCAGATTCGCCACGACGGCTACACTCTGCCGCAGCCTGCGGGTTGGGAGGCCTACGCCGCGCATCTTTGGCAGGAGCACAGCGGCCGTATGCGAACGCCGTTTGTCGAGGCGATCGAGCTGTCGGAATTTTTGCCGCCGAAGAGCGCGCATGATGGAAAGGAGGCGTCATGA
- a CDS encoding RAMP superfamily CRISPR-associated protein encodes MMARYTLRIEALSPLALTSGKADVTLDSAIVHDRYGIPLFPAKRLRGLLYESAIEVAEMAELSGRSFLTRRTVAELFRHGEGQDSLVRLSLHDLHPEGYGELSADLAYLMARYEAALSPLDVLEEYTTVRFQTEIDKESGTARDNSLHNMQAALADDLVFCGEITLTGGEARHAEALALACANLRTAGLKRNRGFGRIRCTLSGGEELLLAALGKDVG; translated from the coding sequence ATGATGGCTCGCTACACCCTGCGCATCGAAGCGCTCTCGCCGCTTGCCCTGACCTCGGGCAAGGCGGACGTGACGCTCGACTCCGCCATCGTGCATGACAGGTACGGCATCCCGCTCTTCCCGGCCAAGCGGCTTCGTGGTCTTCTCTATGAGAGCGCCATCGAGGTCGCGGAGATGGCGGAGCTTTCGGGGCGCAGCTTCCTCACGCGCCGGACGGTCGCGGAGCTTTTCCGCCACGGCGAAGGTCAAGACTCTCTCGTGCGCCTCTCGCTGCACGATCTTCATCCCGAGGGCTACGGGGAACTGAGCGCGGATCTCGCCTATCTGATGGCACGTTACGAGGCGGCGCTCTCGCCGCTCGACGTCCTCGAAGAGTACACCACCGTGCGCTTCCAGACGGAGATCGACAAGGAGAGCGGCACGGCTCGCGACAATTCGCTGCACAACATGCAGGCCGCGCTCGCCGACGATCTCGTCTTCTGCGGCGAGATCACGCTGACGGGCGGCGAGGCACGCCACGCTGAAGCGCTCGCGCTCGCCTGCGCCAACCTGCGCACGGCGGGGCTCAAGCGCAACCGCGGCTTCGGCAGGATCCGCTGCACGCTTTCGGGCGGCGAGGAACTTCTCTTGGCAGCGCTCGGAAAGGATGTGGGCTGA